Proteins encoded within one genomic window of Bacillus sp. F19:
- a CDS encoding class I SAM-dependent methyltransferase: protein MKQNKYDDANFFSAYEQMPRSIDGLEAAGEWHVLKALIPELHNKNVLDLGCGFGWHCRFAREQQARSVIGIDISEKMLQRARKKTDDPFISYIKMAIEEIHFSESQFDVVISSLAFHYIESFDAICKKVYEYLTPGGTFVFSVEHPIFTARKEQDWFLDEQGVRIHWPVDNYQSEGVRKTTFLTDNVVKYHRTISTYINDLIGAGFSLRVMKEPVPSDEMLKSVPDMKDEIRRPMFLIISAEKDRTSLHK, encoded by the coding sequence ATGAAGCAAAATAAATATGATGATGCAAATTTTTTTTCAGCATATGAACAAATGCCCCGTTCAATAGATGGACTTGAAGCTGCTGGAGAATGGCATGTATTAAAAGCATTAATACCAGAGTTGCATAATAAAAATGTTCTTGATCTGGGATGCGGTTTTGGCTGGCATTGCCGATTTGCACGTGAGCAGCAAGCTAGGTCAGTTATAGGGATAGATATTTCTGAAAAAATGCTTCAAAGAGCTCGTAAAAAAACAGATGATCCTTTCATTTCATATATAAAAATGGCAATAGAAGAGATCCATTTTTCAGAATCACAATTTGATGTTGTTATCAGTTCTTTAGCCTTTCACTATATTGAGTCGTTTGATGCAATCTGCAAAAAAGTCTATGAGTATCTAACACCTGGGGGTACGTTTGTTTTTTCTGTTGAACACCCAATCTTCACTGCTCGAAAAGAACAGGATTGGTTTTTAGATGAACAGGGGGTTCGTATCCATTGGCCAGTTGACAACTATCAATCAGAAGGAGTGCGAAAAACAACATTCTTAACTGATAACGTTGTAAAATATCATCGTACGATATCCACATATATTAATGACTTAATTGGCGCAGGTTTTAGCTTAAGAGTAATGAAAGAACCAGTTCCTTCAGATGAAATGTTAAAGAGTGTACCTGATATGAAAGATGAAATCCGGAGACCTATGTTTTTAATAATTTCTGCAGAAAAGGACAGGACTTCTTTACATAAATAA